A portion of the Pseudomonas protegens CHA0 genome contains these proteins:
- a CDS encoding ferritin-like domain-containing protein, producing the protein MSDMHLSDVNTLRERARQHVENGAVTEGYNADREEILRLLNESLATELVCVLRYKRHYFMANGIKASVAASEFLEHATQEAEHADKLAERIVQLGGEPEFNPDLLSKHSHAQYVAGNTLKEMVYEDLVAERIAVDSYREIIQYIGDKDPTTRRLFEEILAQEEEHADDMADILNDL; encoded by the coding sequence ATGAGCGACATGCATTTGTCTGATGTGAACACCCTGCGCGAACGGGCCCGCCAACACGTGGAAAACGGAGCCGTGACCGAGGGCTACAACGCCGATCGCGAGGAGATACTGCGCCTGCTCAACGAGTCGCTGGCCACCGAGCTGGTCTGTGTGTTGCGCTACAAGCGCCACTACTTCATGGCCAACGGGATCAAGGCCAGCGTCGCCGCCAGCGAGTTCCTCGAGCACGCCACCCAGGAAGCCGAGCACGCCGACAAACTGGCCGAGCGCATCGTCCAGCTCGGTGGCGAACCGGAGTTCAACCCCGACCTGCTGTCCAAGCACTCCCATGCCCAGTACGTGGCCGGCAACACCTTGAAGGAAATGGTCTACGAGGACCTGGTGGCGGAGCGCATCGCGGTCGACAGCTACCGCGAGATCATCCAGTACATCGGTGACAAGGACCCCACCACCCGCCGCCTGTTCGAAGAGATCCTGGCCCAGGAAGAAGAACACGCCGACGACATGGCAGACATCCTCAACGACCTGTAA
- a CDS encoding LysR substrate-binding domain-containing protein, whose product MEHSMFAHLPLTALRTFESAARLLSFKAAAEDLSVTPTAVSHQIRSLEHWLGVALFERLPRQVRLTEPGQRLFHSLHGALLEVTQSVDTLRPTPSNAQLTVSTTAAFAALWLVPRLGRFYARHPGISLRLDTQCEVVDLQQDASIDVAIRYSQEGYLDLHGLCLFDERFAVYGSPQQVALARQQAPTLISVHWRNSRLYADGWQAWCAQAGESWFDDAPLIRSYDEEQYALQAAIAGQGLVLASDILVSQSVASGLLQPYRPEVQVDGAGYSALCVPGRERHPPVRAFLQWLQQESLLAGHPPLARS is encoded by the coding sequence ATGGAGCACTCAATGTTCGCCCACCTGCCCCTCACCGCCCTGCGCACTTTCGAGTCCGCCGCGCGCCTGCTGAGTTTCAAGGCCGCCGCCGAGGACCTGTCGGTGACGCCCACCGCGGTGTCGCACCAGATCCGCAGCCTGGAGCACTGGCTGGGGGTGGCGCTGTTCGAACGACTGCCGCGCCAGGTGCGCCTGACCGAGCCCGGCCAGCGCTTGTTTCACAGCTTGCACGGTGCTCTTTTGGAAGTGACCCAGAGTGTCGATACGCTGCGGCCCACACCCAGCAATGCCCAACTGACCGTTTCCACCACCGCGGCCTTTGCCGCCCTGTGGCTGGTACCGCGGCTGGGGCGCTTCTATGCCCGGCACCCCGGCATCAGCCTGCGCCTGGATACCCAGTGCGAGGTGGTGGACCTGCAACAGGACGCCAGCATCGACGTGGCGATCCGCTACAGCCAGGAGGGCTACCTGGACCTGCACGGCCTGTGCCTGTTCGACGAACGTTTCGCAGTCTACGGCTCGCCCCAGCAGGTGGCCCTGGCCCGCCAGCAGGCGCCGACCCTGATCAGCGTGCACTGGCGCAACTCCCGGCTGTATGCCGACGGTTGGCAGGCCTGGTGCGCCCAGGCCGGGGAAAGCTGGTTCGATGACGCGCCGCTGATCCGCTCCTACGACGAGGAACAGTACGCCCTGCAAGCGGCCATTGCCGGCCAGGGCCTGGTCCTGGCCAGCGACATACTGGTGTCCCAGAGCGTGGCCAGCGGCCTGCTGCAGCCCTACCGACCCGAAGTCCAGGTGGACGGCGCCGGCTACAGCGCCCTGTGCGTGCCCGGCCGCGAGCGCCATCCGCCGGTGCGCGCCTTCCTTCAATGGCTACAGCAGGAATCATTGCTGGCCGGGCACCCGCCACTGGCACGCAGTTGA
- a CDS encoding FMN-dependent NADH-azoreductase, translating to MSTVLAIHGSPRGERSHSRRLADAFLQAWQAANPQGRLTRREVGRGALPHVSEAFIAAAFYPQPEARPLSMQADLALSDELVAELLGHQRLVISAPMHNFSVPSGIKAWVDHIVRLGLTFNTHQDNGVAQYQPLVQGKKVLIVTSRGGGGFGPGGEHEAMNHADRWLRTALGFIGIEDVTVVAAEGEESAPERFAQSCGEAQQRLLALAQSF from the coding sequence ATGAGTACAGTTCTTGCGATCCACGGTAGCCCACGGGGCGAGCGTTCCCACAGCCGGCGCCTGGCCGACGCCTTCCTCCAGGCCTGGCAAGCGGCCAATCCCCAGGGGCGGTTGACCCGGCGCGAGGTTGGCCGGGGTGCCTTGCCCCACGTCAGCGAAGCCTTTATCGCCGCCGCGTTTTATCCACAGCCCGAGGCGCGGCCTCTGTCGATGCAGGCCGACCTGGCCCTGAGCGACGAACTGGTGGCGGAGTTGCTTGGCCATCAGCGCCTGGTGATCTCGGCGCCAATGCACAACTTCAGCGTGCCCAGCGGGATCAAGGCCTGGGTCGATCACATCGTGCGCCTGGGGCTGACCTTCAACACCCATCAGGACAACGGCGTGGCCCAGTACCAGCCCCTGGTGCAGGGCAAGAAGGTGTTGATCGTTACCAGCCGCGGCGGGGGCGGCTTTGGCCCGGGGGGCGAGCATGAAGCGATGAACCACGCGGACCGCTGGTTGCGCACGGCCCTGGGTTTTATCGGGATCGAAGACGTCACCGTGGTTGCGGCGGAAGGCGAGGAGTCGGCGCCCGAGCGATTCGCGCAGTCCTGTGGCGAAGCCCAGCAGCGCCTGCTGGCCCTGGCGCAGAGTTTCTGA
- a CDS encoding DMT family transporter: MAWMFLLLAAAFEVTFAMGMKYAEGFTRPWPSLLTVVAAVGGIYFLTLAMRELPVSVAYPIWTAIGSLGTVLLGCLLLGESLTAVKLVSVGLIVAGVAGLK; the protein is encoded by the coding sequence ATGGCCTGGATGTTCCTGCTGCTGGCGGCGGCCTTCGAGGTCACGTTCGCCATGGGCATGAAGTACGCCGAGGGCTTTACCCGGCCCTGGCCGTCGCTGCTGACGGTGGTCGCGGCGGTGGGCGGGATCTATTTCCTGACCCTGGCCATGCGCGAGTTGCCGGTGAGCGTGGCCTACCCGATCTGGACCGCCATCGGTTCCCTGGGCACGGTGCTGCTGGGCTGCCTGCTGCTGGGAGAAAGCCTGACGGCGGTCAAGCTGGTGTCGGTGGGGCTGATCGTGGCGGGGGTGGCCGGGCTGAAGTAG
- a CDS encoding esterase/lipase family protein: MSQELATRYPLVLVPGMLGFVRLLLYPYWYGIIPALRRGGAQVIAVQVSPLNSSEVRGEQLLAQIQRIMAETGAARVNLIGHSQGALTARYAAARRPDWVASVTSVAGPNHGSELADYLQRHSPAHSLRGRVLSLLLRGISSLMRLLETGYRGPKQPVDIHASHQSLTTEGVALFNRQYPQGLPQEWGGQGPAQVDGVHYYSWSGILQPGKTNRGRNLFDGTNRSCRLFARTFVREAGQCDGMVGRYSSHLGQVIGDDYPLDHFDIVNQSLGLVGKGAEPIRLFVEHARRLKAAGL, from the coding sequence ATGTCCCAAGAGCTTGCCACCCGTTACCCCCTGGTCCTGGTGCCCGGCATGCTCGGCTTTGTCCGCCTGCTGCTGTACCCCTACTGGTACGGGATCATTCCGGCCTTGCGCCGGGGCGGGGCGCAGGTGATCGCGGTGCAGGTCTCGCCGCTCAATTCCAGCGAGGTGCGCGGTGAGCAGTTGCTGGCGCAGATCCAGCGGATCATGGCCGAGACCGGCGCCGCTCGAGTCAACCTGATCGGCCACAGCCAGGGCGCGCTCACCGCGCGCTACGCCGCCGCCAGGCGGCCGGACTGGGTGGCCTCGGTAACGTCGGTGGCGGGGCCCAACCATGGCTCCGAGCTGGCGGATTATCTGCAGCGGCATTCACCCGCCCATAGCCTGCGGGGGCGAGTGCTGAGCCTGCTGCTGAGGGGGATTTCAAGCCTGATGCGGTTGCTGGAAACCGGCTATCGCGGACCGAAGCAGCCGGTGGATATCCATGCTTCGCACCAGTCCCTGACCACCGAGGGCGTGGCCCTGTTCAACCGCCAGTACCCCCAGGGGTTGCCGCAGGAATGGGGCGGGCAAGGGCCGGCGCAGGTCGACGGTGTGCACTACTACTCCTGGTCCGGCATTTTGCAGCCGGGCAAGACCAACCGCGGGCGTAACCTGTTCGACGGCACCAACCGCAGTTGCCGGCTGTTCGCCCGCACCTTCGTCCGTGAAGCCGGCCAGTGCGACGGTATGGTGGGGCGCTACAGCTCGCACCTGGGGCAGGTCATTGGCGATGATTACCCGCTGGACCATTTCGATATCGTCAATCAGTCCCTGGGGCTGGTGGGCAAGGGCGCGGAGCCGATCCGCCTGTTCG